Proteins from one Oryza sativa Japonica Group chromosome 12, ASM3414082v1 genomic window:
- the LOC136354807 gene encoding uncharacterized protein, whose protein sequence is MSNTGDKEKETPVNTNGGNTASNSSGGPFLGYNLITLFQLEVLLLMFIAMSTLCHYVIVDAYSTLSMLMLITFTTITGSNPIVNIMFIILLFWIKICRIMTKFPTIQKPDRSFSVVGFAATLKPHDFDGSNYKRWKARALLWLTAMQCFYVSRGKRSEPPLSPEEEAKFEASDCLFRGALISVLADNIVDVYMHMPSRKDMWDALEAKFGVSDAGSELYVMEQFYDYKMVDDRSVVEQAHEIQMLAKELENNNCELPDKFVAGGIIAKLPPSWSDFATSLKHKRQEFSVPDLIGSLGVEEKARAKDVRGKKVEGGCSANMVQKKNPHASHNNKKVKPDVKPKAATNF, encoded by the coding sequence atgtcgaacactggagacaaggagaaggagactcccgtcaacaccaacggaggcaatactgcctcaaactccagcggaggaccattcttggggtataaccttattacattatttcaattagaagttttactgttaatgttcatcgcaatgtcaacattgtgtcattatgtgattgttgatgcttattcaacgttaagcatgctcatgttgattacattcaccactatcactggatcaaatcctattgtaaatatcatgtttattatcttgttattttggattaaaatatgccgaattatgaccaaatttccaacaatccaaaaacctgataggtcattttcggtagttggttTTGCTGCAACACTGAAACCACATGATTTTGATGGTTCTAattataagagatggaaagcacgtgcactactgtggttgacagcgatgcaatgcttctatgtttcacggggcaaacgaagtgaaccgcctctttctcctgaggaagaggctaagttcgaggcttcggattgcctgttccgtggagcattgatcagtgtactcgctgacaacatagtggacgtgtacatgcacatgccttctaggaaggacatgtgggatgcacttgaggccaagttcggagtttctgacgccggcagtgagctgtatgttatggagcagttctatgactacaagatggtcgatgaccgttctgtagttgaacaagctcatgagattcagatgctggctaaggaacttgagaacaacaactgtgagttgccggacaagtttgtggcaggtggcattattgccaaactaccaccttcttggtcggactttgccacttctctaaagcacaagagacaagagttcagtgttcctgatctcattggctctttgggtgttgaggagaaggcgagggcaaaggacgtccgaggcaaaaaggttgagggaggttgtagtgccaatatggtacagaagaagaaccctcatgcatcccacaacaacaagaaagtcaagcctgatgtcaaacccaaggctgcaaccaatttt